One segment of Tenrec ecaudatus isolate mTenEca1 chromosome 1, mTenEca1.hap1, whole genome shotgun sequence DNA contains the following:
- the TBXA2R gene encoding thromboxane A2 receptor, with amino-acid sequence MWPNGSSLGPCFRPTNITLEERRLIASPWFAASFCLVGLASNLLALSVLNGARQGGSHTRSSFLTFLCGLVLTDFLGLLVTGTIVVSQHAALFDWHAADPSCRLCHFMGVAMVFFGLCPLLLGAAMASERYLGITRPFSRPATSSQRRAWAMVGLVWAAALALGLLPLLGLGRYTVQFPGSWCFLTLGREPGDVAFGLLFALLGTVSVGLSFLLNTISVATLCHVYHGREAAQQRPRDSEVEMMAQLMGIMVVASVCWMPLLVFIMQTVLRMPPVMSPTGQLPRATEKQLLIYLRVATWNQILDPWVYILFRRAVLRRLQPRLSARPRPLSLRPQLTREPMRQ; translated from the exons ATGTGGCCCAACGGCAGCTCCCTGGGGCCCTGCTTCCGGCCCACCAACATCACCCTGGAGGAGCGGCGCCTGATCGCCTCTCCGTGGTTTGCCGCCTCCTTCTGCCTGGTGGGCCTGGCCTCCAACCTGCTGGCGCTGAGCGTGCTGAACGGCGCGCGGCAGGGCGGCTCCCACACCCGCTCCTCCTTCCTCACCTTCCTCTGCGGCCTAGTGCTCACGGACTTCCTGGGGCTCCTGGTCACCGGCACCATCGTGGTGTCCCAGCACGCCGCCCTCTTCGACTGGCACGCCGCTGACCCCAGCTGCCGCCTCTGCCACTTCATGGGCGTGGCCATGGTCTTCTTCGGCCTGTGCCCGCTGCTGCTGGGCGCCGCCATGGCCTCGGAGCGCTACCTGGGCATCACGCGGCCCTTCTCGCGGCCGGCCACCTCCTCGCAGCGCCGCGCCTGGGCCATGGTGGGGCTGGTGTGGGCCGCCGCGCTGGCGCTGGGCCTGCTGCCCCTGCTGGGCCTGGGCCGCTACACCGTGCAGTTCCCTGGCTCCTGGTGCTTTCTCACGCTGGGCAGGGAGCCCGGCGACGTGGCCTTCGGCCTGCTGTTCGCACTGCTGGGCACCGTGTCGGTGGGCCTGTCCTTTCTGCTCAACACGATCAGTGTGGCCACGCTGTGCCACGTCTACCACGGGCGGGAGGCCGCCCAGCAGCGGCCCCGGGACAGTGAGGTCGAGATGATGGCCCAGCTCATGGGCATCATGGTAGTGGCCAGTGTCTGCTGGATGCCCCTGCTG GTCTTCATCATGCAGACAGTGCTGCGGATGCCGCCGGTCATGAGCCCCACTGGTCAGCTGCCCCGAGCCACGGAGAAGCAGCTACTCATCTACCTGCGCGTGGCCACCTGGAACCAGATCCTGGACCCCTGGGTCTACATCCTCTTCCGGCGCGCAGTGCTCCGGCGCCTCCAGCCTCGCCTCAGCGCCCGGCCCAGGCCGCTCTCTCTCAGGCCCCAGCTCACCCGGGAGCCCATGCGGCAGTAG